Genomic segment of Cervus elaphus chromosome 15, mCerEla1.1, whole genome shotgun sequence:
TGTAGCAGGAGTAGTGGGATGCTGCGTCAGAGTGCCTGTCGCTTGACTCCCAGGGAACTATCCTGCAGCCCAGGCATAGTGTTAAACTGAGAAGGGCTGAGGCACTGTTTTCCTCAGTCTGGTGAGGAGTGGGTCCCCTATAACAACTCAGTGGAAGCCTCCGGGCCTGTTTTGCCCCAAGCAGGCCAGTGGCAGCAGTGAGGctgtctctttcttctttgccttccccAGCCCTTTGGCAAAAGTCTCTGTGAATCCTGGGGAAGATACAGCCGGCCCTAGCCCGTTCCCCGGCTCAGTGTCTGATCTGATGGAGGTAGCTTGTGGGTCCTGGCTTCCTCCAGTTCCGGCGGATCCGGGCACTGGTCCTCCTAGAGTTCACATGCTGCTCCCTGGAAGCCGGCTCCGTGGCGCTGCTCTGTGGTTCGGCTGGTGGAGCACAGCGCTGTGCAGTTCTGCGGGGAACAGTCATGTTAAGCCAACATCAATGGGGAAGACAGAACGGGCTGAAGAGATTTTGGTCATGATGAACTATTAAAGCACACTGTTCAGAGCCAAATGAGACCAGGGCTCTGGTCTCATCTCTGCCCCCAGAGGGTTGCCTGACAAGGCAAAGCTTTCAGACTGCTTTTCTGTAAGGGGAGTTGGACTAGATCAGGGGGTGTGACACTCTGTGTTTCTCCACCCTCCTCATCCTGTCCTGATGCAAGACCAGAGGGCAAGTAGCCTTCTTAAGATGATTCCAGCAGGGATTACTGATCAACTGAAATTCATAGGAGCAACAAAGCTGATATGCTGCCCTGGCCCTGATGACCTCTGAAGGCCTGTTCAGCTCTAATGTTCTGACTGTGGGCCCAGAGCGTAACACAGAGTGACTGCTTAGGCCACCTCTGTGGTTCAGCTTGGTCTCTTGGGGGCTTGCTGTTCCTGAGTGGGCAGCAACCTAAGCAAAGAGGTGAAGGACTGGGGTAAATTTCAGGTGAAGTTTCTCCACAGTTTTTAACCTTTGATGCCTCTATGGTACCCTTCTATGCTATGTTCTCAGCAGTCCCACAGCTCAGGTTACCACCCAGCTTCCTTTTGAATGTTACCTGTTCAACAACAGgtaaacaggatttttttttttcccttccaaacCACAGTCCCTCCCTCGCTCCTGGTTCAGAATCACTGTGAAATGTGGCACCGGGTGGACCCAGGCACCCCTTCCCACGGGAGTTCACAGGGTCCTAGGTGACTCCAGCAGTGACAGTCTCTAAGTGCCAACCCCATGGTAGGCACTGTGTAGGCCTGGCAACAACCCCAATGGCAGGTACTTCACGGGGAGGCCAGGTTAGTGGCTCCAGGCCACACTAGCCGGGAAATGGAGGAGCGGGCCTGTCATGCTCCATGGCCTACCTGAGCCGGCTGCAGTGGTGTACCGAGGGGCCCAGGGGCTTCTGCCGAGGGGGCCTCTTCCTGCGCAGCCTCTTCAAGGCCTCAGCCACACGATGGTCCCCTGCATACTCCCAGACGATCTGTGCCCGTTCCTTGGCCAGCTGGTCCCCACTGCGCTGAAACAGGCCCTGGATCTGCAGCAGCTCAGCATCCTGGAAGATGTTGGCCGCGGCCTGCTTGCGGCCCCGGGCCTCCGGCGGGGCTCGCCAGGGGGGTGGCTCGCTGACCACAGAGGCAGGGGTACCCATCCTGGGTGCTGAGGAAGGAGCAGGGAGGGATGTCAGCAGCTCAGTGGGCCCTTCCCAAGCCTGGGGGTCTTGACCAACACAAGGGCTTCTGGTGTTTCTGTTCTCCGGTAGCTGAAATGGAGTAAGTCTTGACTTAAAATCACTGATTTCCCAGGACACCTTGGGGAAATAATAATGATAGTCAGACTTTACAGTGTTTACGTGCCTGACCTATGTATTAACTTACGGGTCACAGAAGGTGAGGATTGTATGTCTCCACTTTAGAGATGAAGATGCACACCTCAGATGTTAAATGACTTTCTCATGGGCACAAAGCCATGTGTAAGTGCATAGCCAGAAGCAGAGGCCAAGTctctctggctccagagtccacacAGACCCCAGGCCCGAGTGATAACACccatagcagcagcagctgaaatGTCTTAAGCACTCAGGTCGCAGGTACCCCCATAACAGCTGTACTCACATAACATCATTGAATCATGGACAAGCACAACTATCCTAGGAGGTAGATACTTTTTAACCTCCTCatgtcacaggtgaggaaactgaagaagaaTATTCTGATCCTGAGACCCCAGCTCTGTGGCACAGAGGCAAGAGAGGGGCTGTGGCCTTGGGCTTCACAGGCAGGAATCCGGCTTCTGGCCGCCTCTACCACTACTGGCTAGGTGACCCTCCTCGTGTCCACTGCCTCCCGTGTAAACTTAATCAGTCATACAAGTACCTACTTCTTAGAGTTGCTGTGAGGACCGAGTGAAGACACAGAAAGCATTAAGACCATGCAAGATGTCCCACCAGTCTGCTTTTCCATCTGTAACACTGAGAATAGCATCCTGTCTTCTATTTTCAAGctcctgggtgggg
This window contains:
- the AVPI1 gene encoding arginine vasopressin-induced protein 1, which gives rise to MGTPASVVSEPPPWRAPPEARGRKQAAANIFQDAELLQIQGLFQRSGDQLAKERAQIVWEYAGDHRVAEALKRLRRKRPPRQKPLGPSVHHCSRLRTAQRCAPPAEPQSSATEPASREQHVNSRRTSARIRRNWRKPGPTSYLHQIRH